The following proteins are encoded in a genomic region of Colletotrichum higginsianum IMI 349063 chromosome 9, whole genome shotgun sequence:
- a CDS encoding Tat pathway signal sequence has translation MPEGTATVLTDMAELVDEKEKVRAFGQLQLQHLETVFKSKAVRQFIEGIEDWEDNLKTLKTFQNERQILIGIWGETGLGKSSLINALLGYRIVPTSQSSACTAAVCIFGYNNDTAGGNKFRAIITFKSWDTVKTELDALKKEQADLEDMRSLFENDPTSDFSGQYAEVERSIQSIMSWSGLSDAFIRKSSPEQILQNAKSLATDIFPNGKADNTGNHQEHIVAASERAFIRLLRQYVDSANKSSAPKYWPLVEKVKAFVDSPILRNGIKLVDLPGTSDAFGFRGEIAHSYQDRLDKVIVVTPATRAADNKAAADFILSENQTTQLDMDGMLKDESICVVVTKIDSMNCDTAETEFPTHDIVEKVDVLAEIEDALAEMEQHGNMVQDDGEDSKNVPLAGRKRANADQATCRAAKKQRLGSGNTDTNGKQERMDELQYQRDFIRSELKYLCIQERNKELKRKIKETLLDPSKRINVAEESVVAVSSVYPVSSEAFMELQKTPSIDGFPDVNSTGIPDLKAWLYRISLPYRQEWADADIHHIQVLIDAADGWTQANVTDLPRLSKSEVVSLQVRLDGLMKELGTAITSSVRRKLQQKLSHLEPLRKSSLTKVSLKRNLGKNGKETQMAMKNLRRFLEAWKVKNHWAGTRPSSKEDETHWSTYQACVKRHGGVFKRRARRTQPKAEIHWLGDVDLSFWRGHKDKWRTGFTQKFSTIKKTIHSSGLVAFKKWVESLHDDEGMPESFRELMKANTYKLDHLFDKYMTDVGEQINLFEKDARKERGIVQRYFSSGMRPGFEAAARIRGKQIKERQSQVVQKHVEADGVQMFRNARNALETQLAKLHRGTSKEVGQLWMAPKKGCGGRIRAEMLRVLKRSSISFLMPSAGTMMTDDAKAQIRTIVIRWRTTWHAVHVRLPRFVPVEEDIDSNAEEVDSENEEGDMSTEVQVKREPDEVGSY, from the exons ATGCCAGAGGGCACGGCGACTGTCTTGACTGACATGGCAGAACTGGTCGATGAGAAAGAGAAGGTTCGTGCTTTCGGCCAACTTCAGCTCCAGCATCTGGAGACTGTTTTCAAGAGCAAAGCCGTGCGACAATTCATCGAAGGCATTGAGGATTGGGAAGACAACTTGA AGACCCTCAAAACCTTCCAGAACGAGCGCCAGATCCTCATCGGTATCTGGGGTGAGACTGGGCTTGGTAAGAGTTCTCTGATCAATGCGTTACTCGGCTACAGAATTGTGCCCACGAGCCAAAGTTCGGCATGTACGGCTGCCGTTTGTATCTTTGGCTACAACAACGACACTGCAGGCGGAAACAAGTTTCGCGCCATCATCACTTTCAAGAGTTGGGACACAGTCAAGACAGAGCTCGATGCCTTGAAAAAGGAGCAAGCAGATCTTGAAGACATGAGAAGCCTGTTTGAGAATGATCCAACCTCGGACTTCTCGGGACAGTACGCCGAGGTTGAACGCAGCATCCAAAGCATCATGAGCTGGTCCGGCCTTTCGGATGCCTTCATTCGAAAATCCTCTCCGGAGCAGATCTTGCAGAACGCAAAATCACTCGCCACCGACATTTTCCCCAACGGAAAGGCCGACAATACGGGAAACCATCAGGAACACATTGTGGCCGCCAGCGAGAGGGCCTTTATCAGGCTCTTGAGGCAGTATGTGGATAGTGCAAACAAGTCTTCCGCCCCAAAGTACTGGCCGTTGGTTGAGAAAGTCAAGGCTTTTGTCGATTCTCCTATTCTCCGCAACGGCATTAAGCTTGTTGACCTTCCAGGAACCAGCGACGCCTTTGGGTTCCGAGGAGAAATCGCCCACAGTTATCAAGATCGGTTGGACAAGGTGATTGTCGTGACGCCTGCAACACGAGCTGCCGACAACAAAGCCGCTGCCGATTTCATCTTGTCCGAGAACCAAACCACACAGTTGGACATGGACGGCATGTTGAAGGACGAATCCATATGTGTTGTTGTCACCAAGATCGACAGCATGAACTGCGACACCGCCGAAACTGAGTTTCCTACCCATGACATCGTTGAGAAAGTCGATGTATTGGCCGAGATAGAAGATGCTCTGGCAGAGATGGAACAGCACGGCAACATGGTCCAGGATGATGGGGAGGACTCGAAAAATGTTCCACTCGCCGGCCGTAAACGGGCTAACGCTGACCAGGCCACATGTCGGGCTGCCAAAAAGCAGCGACTCGGCTCTGGCAATACTGATACAAATGGCAAACAGGAGCGAATGGATGAGCTCCAATACCAGAGGGATTTCATCAGGTCCGAGCTGAAATATCTTTGCATTCAAGAGCGAAACAAGGAGCTGAAGCGCAAGATTAAGGAAACCCTCCTCGACCCGAGCAAGAGGATCAACGTTGCTGAGGAATCGGTTGTCGCCGTGTCTTCGGTGTATCCTGTCAGCAGCGAAGCGTTCATGGAGCTCCAAAAGACACCATCTATCGACGGCTTCCCGGACGTCAACTCTACCGGCATTCCAGACCTGAAGGCCTGGCTGTACAGAATCTCCCTTCCTTACAGGCAGGAGTGGGCAGACGCCGACATTCACCATATCCAGGTCCtgatcgacgccgccgatggctGGACGCAAGCCAATGTCACCGACCTTCCCAGGCTCAGTAAGAGCGAAGTTGTCAGTTTGCAAGTCCGCCTGGATGGGTTGATGAAAGAACTGGGGACG GCCATCACTTCCTCAGTGCGCCGTAAACTCCAACAAAAGCTGTCTCACTTGGAGCCGCTGCGAAAGAGCAGCTTGACCAAGGTGTCTCTCAAACGCAATCTCGGAAAGAATGGAAAGGAAACGCAAATGGCTATGAAAAACCTCAGGCGGTTCCTAGAAGCGTGGAAGGTGAAGAACCATTGGGCAGGCACCCGCCCTTCGAGCAAGGAGGATGAAACCCATTGGTCTACCTACCAGGCCTGTGTGAAGAGGCACGGTGGTGTATTCAAACGTCGAGCTCGGAGAACTCAGCCCAAGGCCGAGATCCACTGGCTGGGCGACGT AGATCTTTCTTTCTGGAGAGGCCATAAGGATAAGTGGCGAACCGGCTTCACTCAGAAATTCTCGACGATCAAGAAGACCATCCATAGCAGTGGTCTTGTTGCCTTCAAGAAGTGGGTCGAGAGTTTGcatgacgacgagggcatGCCAGAATCCTTCCGGGAGTTGATGAAGGCGAACACCTACAAACTCGACCATCTCTTTGACAAGTACATGACCGACGTAGGAGAACAGATCAATCTATTCGAGAAGGACGCGCGAAAGGAGAGGGGGATCGTTCAGAGATATTTCTCAAGCGGCATGCGGCCGGGTTTCGAAGCTGCTGCCCGGATCCGTG GAAAACAAATCAAAGAAAGGCAGAGCCAAGTCGTCCAGAAACACGTCGAAGCCGATGGCGTTCAGATGTTTAGAAACGCCCGCAACGCGCTGGAGACACAGCTCGCAAAGTTACATCGCGGCACTTCGAAGGAGGTAGGGCAACTCTGGATGGCTCCAAAGAAGGGTTGTGGTGGCCGCATACGCGCCGAGATGCTCCGCGTCCTCAAGCGGTCCTCTATCTCGTTCCTGATGCCAAGCGCAGGGACTATGATGACCGACGATGCCAAGGCGCAAATTCGGACTATCGTTATCCGGTGGAGGACGACGTGGCACGCTGTCCATGTCCGACTCCCCCGGTTTGTgccggtcgaggaggacatcGATTCAAACGCGGAAGAGGTCGATTCAGAGAATGAGGAGGGTGACATGTCGACGGAGGTCCAGGTCAAGAGAGAACCCGATGAAGTCGGCAGTTATTGA
- a CDS encoding ATP-dependent Clp protease proteolytic subunit, whose translation MNCQRTLLRAARASPRLNVRAFSNFPIFPIGGGGGGGSSSSNNSPPVGSIPMPYITEVSSNGWRTSDIFSKLLQTQERIVCLNGAIDDTVSASIVAQLLWLESDSPDKAITMYINSPGGSVSSGLAIYDTMTYIKSPVSTVCLGAASSMAALLLTGGEAGKRYALPHSSVMIHQPLGGTQGQASDILIYANQIQRIRRQINEIMKRHVNKSFGHEKYSLEEMHDMMERDKYLTAEEAKEIGVIDEILTQREEKDQKEKESTDELKTKP comes from the exons ATGAACTGCCAAAGAACACTACTCAGAGCCGCGAGGGCTAGCCCTCGGCTCAACGTCCGAGCCTTTTCAAACTTCCCCATCTTCCCcattggaggaggaggcggcggcggtagcagcagcagcaacaacagcccACCCGTCGGAAGCATCCCCATGCCTTACATCACCGAGGTCTCG TCCAatggctggaggacat CCGACATCTTCTCAAAGCTATTGCAG ACCCAGGAACGGATTGTGTGCCTCAACGGCGCCATCGATGATACCGTCTCCGCCTCGATAGTCGCACAACTGCTGTGGCTCGAGTCCGATAGCCCCGACAAAGCCATCACAATGTACATCAACTCGCCCGGCGGCTCGGTTTCATCAG GACTCGCAATCTACGACACGATGACATACATCAAATCGCCCGTGTCGACAGTATGCCTCGGTGCCgcgtcctcgatggcggcgctgctgctgacgGGTGGTGAGGCCGGCAAGCGGTACGCGCTGCCGCACAGCTCCGTCATGATCCACCAGCCGCTTGGCGGCACGCAGGGTCAGGCGTCGGACATTCTCATCTACGCGAACCAGATCCAGCGCATTCGCCGGCAGATCAACGAGATCATGAAGCGTCACGTAAACAAGTCGTTCGGCCACGAGAAGTACAGCCTTGAGGAGATGCACGACATGATGGAGCGCGACAAGTAcctgacggccgaggaggccaaggagattGGCGTCATTGACGAAATCTTGACACagagagaggagaaggaccAGAAGGAAAAGGAGTCAACCGACGAGCTGAAGACGAAGCCTTGA
- a CDS encoding Esterase-like protein, translated as MKRCTAVRPLLRHPGSAPAQFCQCRTKSDGFAERPSPFFRRLDFARKTTKGLKGYGPDLKVDSLNKTVGTSVGALPISPVMDPRWMEARTRYRTLKPKRPKDVMPAGRFRKKLEANPYAQALSTPIRLCPISRAHLPRYFLQELKLVAHPETKALWWTPADLDVMYAAKEGERGVERDADAGGRDSQEPPAAAETPVAQQRATEKLLRRSITGYALASKSLFKSISGAKKMTPHGERWKALLVTRQGGPSLDGPQVWREDMDDFVLDNMRRNVMNHLVHLAELRAGDDHRSYLLRLGSWEKAAKIPQRGCLLWYSSENGPQSRDAGAEAGSGGGALSLGPFVTYDVPGAKYEGKLPVYDLRRLLGEAYLARLREVPMFRDSSLFLLRKQRSIPVQLHLWKLQAYMGNDAMDRPRSASAEGSTLPSDPSLLDSSNMRHLSDSSRGKGPAVPAFQGLADRKPTRKPMSKKDAKYSAPAGSGR; from the exons ATGAAACGGTGTACGGCAGTTCGGCCTCTGCTGCGCCATCCGGGCAGCGCACCGGCGCAGTTCTGCCAATGCCGCACAAAGTCGGACGGATTCGCCGAGAGACCATCGCCCTTTTTCAGGAGACTCGACTTCGCCCGCAAAACCACCAAGGGACTGAAAGGGTATGGACCAGATCTCAAGGTCGACTCGTTGAACAAGACTGTCGGGACTTCCGTCGGCGCTCTGCCCATCTCGCCCGTCATGGACCCTCGGTGGATGGAGGCCCGGACGAGGTACAGGACCCTGAAGCCCAAACGGCCCAAGGACGTCATGCCCGCCGGTCGCTTCcgcaagaagctcgaggcGAATCCATATG CCCAAGCCCTTTCGACCCCCATCCGCCTCTGTCCGATCTCCCGCGCACATCTGCCGAGATATTTCCTCCAAGAGCTCAAGCTGGTAGCGCATCCTGAAACGAAGGCGCTCTGGTGGACGCCCGCCGATCTGGACGTGATGTACGCTGCGAAAGAAGGGGAGCGGGGAGTTGAACGAGACGCGGACGCGGGCGGCCGCGATTCGCAGGAACCACCAGCCGCGGCCGAGACCCCCGTCGCGCAGCAAAGGGCTACCGAAAAACTCCTGAGGCGGTCAATCACTGGCTACGCGCTGGCCAGCAAATCGTTATTCAAGTCCATCAGCGGGGCCAAGAAAATGACACCCCATGGCGAAAGGTGGAAGGCCCTCCTCGTCACGAGGCAAGGGGGCCCCTCTCTGGACGGGCCGCAGGTGTGGCGCGAGGATATGGACgacttcgtcctcgacaacATGCGCCGAAATGTCATGAATCACCTCGTCCATCTTGCCGAGCTCCGCGCGGGTGATGATCACCGGTCGTACCTCCTGCGTCTCGGTAGCTGGGAGAAGGCCGCGAAGATCCCGCAGCGCGGCTGCCTGCTGTGGTACTCCTCTGAGAACGGGCCGCAGAGTCGGGACGCGGGAGCCGAGGCCGGATCGGGCGGCGGGGCGCTGTCGCTCGGGCCGTTCGTCACGTACGACGTCCCGGGGGCCAAATACGAGGGGAAACTGCCCGTCTATGACCTCAGGCGGCTGCTGGGAGAAGCGTACCTGGCGAGGCTGCGAGAGGTGCCCATGTTTCGCGACAGCTCGCTGTTCCTCCTGCGCAAGCAGCGATCGATCCCCGTCCAACTTCACCTCTGGAAGTTGCAGGCTTACATGGGCAATGATGCCATGGATCGACCCAGATCAGCGTCCGCAGAGGGCTCGACGCTTCCGTCCGACCCATCTCTGTTGGATAGCTCAAATATGAGGCATTTGTCGGATTCGAGTCGGGGGAAGGGCCCGGCTGTTCCGGCGTTCCAGGGACTCGCGGATCGCAAGCCAACGCGGAAGCCCATGAGCAAGAAAGACGCTAAGTATTCCGCTCCCGCGGGCTCGGGTCGCTAA